The stretch of DNA ATGAAAGGATTTTTGAGACGCTTAAGTGGGCTGCATATCTTAAAGAGTGGGATGGTCCCAAAAAGGGTCAAAGACCCACAGCTTATGTTGTGATTTTGAGGGATTTGAATATTTCAAACGATAACTACTACATTTTCGATGCTGGAATTGCTATTCAAACAATAATGCTTCAGCTTGCAGAAAAGGGGCTGGGCGGATGCAGTATAGCTGCAATTGACAGAGAAAAGCTATCTAAGATTCTCAGCCTAAATGATAATTTTGAGATTGTCTGCGTTGAGGCTATTGGAAAGCCAGCAGAAAATGTTGTTATATGCGATGTTAAGAATGGTGATATCAGGTATTTCAGAGATGAGAAGGGCACACATTTTGTTCCAAAAAGATCACTTGATGAGCTGATTGTGAGGGTTTATGGCTGATCTAAGGGTTGTTGTTGTTGGGGCTGGTGGTGTTGGCTTATCGCTTGGTGGATTTTTATTAAAGGCTGGTTATAATGTGAGTTTTGTTGCAACCAAAAGAACAGCAGAGATTTTGAAGAAAAACGGTTTTAAAATCAGCGGTATATTTGGGAAAATGGAGTTTAGAGATGTTGATATAATCGATTATGACTCAATCTCAAAACCGGATTACGTCTTGATCTGTACCAAGACAACAGCCAATGAGCAGATAGCAGATAATCTTTGCAGAATAAAAAACCGATTAAGCAACTCTAAACTTGTGGTTGTGCAAAATGGATGGGGAAATGCTGAGAAATTTTTAGGTTGTTTTGAAGAAGAAAGGGTGTTTGCAGCCCGTATTATCACCGGTTTTTACAGAAAAGCGTTAAACGAGATAGAGATAACCGTGCATGCCGATGATATGGTTGTTGGCAATATCTTCAAAAAAGAGATATCTTTTCAGGTAAAGGATTTATGCGATGCATTAAAAGAGGGTGGCTTTCCTGTTAGGGTTTCTTTGGATGTGGATAAATACCTATGGGCAAAGATGCTTTATAACTGCGCTTTAAATCCGCTTGGTGCGGTTTTAAATGTTGAATATGGCAGGCTTGCTGAAAAACCATCAACACGCATGATTATGGATAGAATTATCGATGAGATTTTTGATGTAATGGATGCAGCAGGATTTAAAACATTCTTTGATACAGCAGAAAGCTACAAAAAAGAGTTTTACTCAAAGTTGATTCCTGCAACGGCAGGCCATAGATCATCGATGCTACAGGATATTTTAGCTGGCAATAAAACAGAGATTGACTCATTAAACGGTGTGATTGTAAGGCTTGGTGAAAAGTACGATGTAGATGTTAGCTACAACAGGTTTATAACCCATCTTATTCAGTTCTTTGACTAATAGCTTTGTAAAAATATAAAATTTTTATATATTGTTGCCATGAAGTTAAAAAGGGCGATATCGGCACTTATCTTTTCTCTTGTTCTCCATCTTCTTGTGCTGTTTGTTGTTTTTGAACTTGTTAAACCACCTAAGTTAAAAACCCCTTCACCGCCGAAGGAAACCTTCGTAGATATTGTTACTCTACCTCAAAAGGAGAAGCCAAAGATAAAAGTTAAGGAACATCATAAGGTTGCATCCAATATTTCAAAGAAGGGTTTTGCAAAGGTTTACTCAAAGAAAGAAGAGTTGCCCTTTGGTGTGCCGAAAGCAACCGTTTCTGCAAAGCCTAAAGTTGTAAAAAAACCTGCGATAACCAAAGCAAACATACCTACACCGAAAAATGTTTTAAAAAAGCAAAAAACAACTAAATTATCAAAGAAAGGTGCCAGAAAAAGAAAACACAGGTTGGAGTCTGCTTCAAAGAAAAAGAGTGGAGGACTTGTTAAACTCAAAGGTCCCCTGTTTAAAGAGAATTTTGGCGGTTTTTTATCCGGCAATTCAAAAAATTACCGCTACAAACACACAAGAGAGGCTACTATAAGCATTGGCACGCAATCGATTAAATATGCATCCTATATGGAGCATATAAAAAATAAGATTGAAAATGTGTGGGTTTATCCATCTTTTTCAGCTCAAACAGGCCAGCAGGGCTCTTTGCTTGTTTTATTCAGTATTGGTAAGAATGGCAATCTTCTGCGTGTTAAGCTTATTCGTTCAAGCGGTTATCCTCTGTTAGATAAAGCGGCGATTGATGCTGTTAAAGATGCTGCACCCTATCCGCCACTGCCAGAGCGTTTCAATATCGATGTTCTCAATATCTATGCAAACTTTGTTTATAAGATCAACGGTTTTTACTACATTTCAAAGTAGGTTGCCTTTGCCCTTTGAGATTCCCACACGCTAACCTTTGATGGTCTGCAACCTGAGCTGGATAATCTTTTTTCTGTTTCTTTAAAGATATACATAGCTATCATTTCAGATGTCGGGTTTGTGTTTTTAAAAAACCCTATGTCGTTAAGGTATCTGTGATCCAGATTGTTGAGAATCTCTTTTAAAATCGC from Hippea jasoniae encodes:
- a CDS encoding nitroreductase family protein — protein: MIEELIKKARSYRRFDESFKIDKNELLEIVKNLRYISSPKNAQPLKYIISTDDALNERIFETLKWAAYLKEWDGPKKGQRPTAYVVILRDLNISNDNYYIFDAGIAIQTIMLQLAEKGLGGCSIAAIDREKLSKILSLNDNFEIVCVEAIGKPAENVVICDVKNGDIRYFRDEKGTHFVPKRSLDELIVRVYG
- a CDS encoding ketopantoate reductase family protein; the protein is MADLRVVVVGAGGVGLSLGGFLLKAGYNVSFVATKRTAEILKKNGFKISGIFGKMEFRDVDIIDYDSISKPDYVLICTKTTANEQIADNLCRIKNRLSNSKLVVVQNGWGNAEKFLGCFEEERVFAARIITGFYRKALNEIEITVHADDMVVGNIFKKEISFQVKDLCDALKEGGFPVRVSLDVDKYLWAKMLYNCALNPLGAVLNVEYGRLAEKPSTRMIMDRIIDEIFDVMDAAGFKTFFDTAESYKKEFYSKLIPATAGHRSSMLQDILAGNKTEIDSLNGVIVRLGEKYDVDVSYNRFITHLIQFFD
- a CDS encoding energy transducer TonB encodes the protein MKLKRAISALIFSLVLHLLVLFVVFELVKPPKLKTPSPPKETFVDIVTLPQKEKPKIKVKEHHKVASNISKKGFAKVYSKKEELPFGVPKATVSAKPKVVKKPAITKANIPTPKNVLKKQKTTKLSKKGARKRKHRLESASKKKSGGLVKLKGPLFKENFGGFLSGNSKNYRYKHTREATISIGTQSIKYASYMEHIKNKIENVWVYPSFSAQTGQQGSLLVLFSIGKNGNLLRVKLIRSSGYPLLDKAAIDAVKDAAPYPPLPERFNIDVLNIYANFVYKINGFYYISK
- the queD gene encoding 6-carboxytetrahydropterin synthase QueD; its protein translation is MFELTIKDEFAAAHRLQNYNGACENLHGHNFIVELSVICEKLNETYIAIDFKELKAILKEILNNLDHRYLNDIGFFKNTNPTSEMIAMYIFKETEKRLSSSGCRPSKVSVWESQRAKATYFEM